In Flavobacterium sp. 83, the genomic window GATCCCATTTTCTAGTCATGTGTCCAAAGTGAACACCTGCTTCTAGTAATTCTTTTACTTCTACTTTGTTTGCCATTTTGTTCTAGTTTACGTTCTGTTGATTAGCAATGCATAAATGGCGATTTCTCGGCTATATACATTTAGATGCTAAACTATTTCCTACCTCAGTAGGAGAGCAACAACAACTGTTTTTTTTAATTTCAATAAATAATTGACAATGTCTTGTCCTATTTGAACAAGACAGGTAATATTAACGTTTAGAGAATTGGAATCTCTTACGAGCTTTCTTCTGACCGAATTTCTTACGTTCAACCATTCTTGGATCTCTTGTCAATAAACCTTCTGGTTTCAAAATCCCTCTGTTTTCAGCATTTACTTCACACATAACGCGTGCTAATGCCATTCTTACAGCTTCTGCTTGACCAGTTGAACCACCACCATAAACGTTAACTTTTACGTCAAAGTTGCTTACGTTTTCTGTCATAGACATAGGTTGTAATACTTTGTATTGTAAAGTTGCAGTTGGGAAGTATGTTTCGAATGCTTTTTTGTTCACAGTGATTACTCCTGTTCCTTCCGAAACATAAACACGTGCAACAGCGGTTTTTCTTCTACCGATTTTGTGAATAACTCCCATTACTTAAGATCGTTAAGGTTAACTGTTTTAGGTTTTTGAGCGCCTTGTTTGTGCTCTGATCCTACAACAACATTTAAATTTCTAAAAAGTTCAGCTCCTAATTTGTTTTTAGGTAACATCCCTTTTATTGCTTTTTCAACTAGTAATGCAGGGTTTTTTGATTGCAATACTTTAGCAGTTAAAGTTCTTTGACCTCCTGGGTAACCAGTGTGACGGATGTATGTTTTTTCATCCATTTTGTTACCTGTAAGGTTGATTTTTTCTGAGTTGATAACGATTACGTTATCACCGCAGTCCACGTGTGGTGTGTAACTTGGCTTGTACTTACCTCTTAAAATCATAGCGACTTTTGAAGCAAGACGACCTAAGTTATGACCATCAGCATCTACAACAATCCACTCTTTTGTAACTGTGGCTTTGCTTGCTGATTGTGTCTTGTAGCTTAATGCGTCCATAATATATTTTTAATTAAACATTCCATCCCCAATAAAGGGGTTGCAAAAGTACAATTAATTATTTTAAATACAAATACCTTAAAAGAATATTTTTTATATGTTTTTGTACTGATAATCAAATGTATATTTAAAATAAATTTATGATGTGTTTTTTGGATTATACTTATATTAGGTCTTTAAATAATTGTATTACATTTGTTGTGAAATAAAATACGTATATTATAGTTTTGTAAAAGGGGGTTTATGTTACGAAATAACTATAATTTTATACAAGAAAATAAATTAAATGATTCTTTTAATCATCAAAAAACAATAAATTCTGATCTATGAAAGCTAAAGCAACTTTAAAACAAATTGCAAAAGAATTAAATGTTTCTGTTTCAACAGTTTCAAAAGCACTTAACGATAGTCCTGAAATAAGTGAATTAACAAAAATTAAAATTAAGGAATATGCAAAACTTAAAAATTATAAACCAAATGTTATTGGTTTAAACCTTAAAAACAGAAAGACAAAAACCATAGGTGTTATTATTCCTAACATACTGAATTCTTTTTTTGCAAAAGTATTTAGCGGAATTGAAAAAATTGCTGATGAAAAAGGATATAATGTAATAATGTGTATCTCTAATGAATCATTAGAAAAAGAAGCGCATACCCTTGAAATGTTGAGTAATGGGACAATTGATGGCTTTATTCTATCGGTTTCAGAAGAAGCTCAAAAACTTCATGAATACAATCATTTCAAAGAAATTATTAATGATGGAACTCCTATAGTGATGTTTGATAGAATTGCTGAGGGAGTAGATTGTGATAAAGTAATAGTTGATGATTTTGATTCTGCTTTAAATTCTACTCAATATTTAATAGATTTAGGGTGCAAGAATATAGCTTTATTCTCCTCGGTAGATAATTTAAGTGTTGGTATATTACGAAGTGAAGGGTATCTTAAAGCATTGGCGAATAATAATATTCCTGTGAATGAGAATTTAATTATTCGTACAGATTCAGAGGATGATTTAAAGGATAAAATTGAAAACATTTTTGAGAAAAATATAATTGATGGGATTTTTGCCTTGGAGGAAAATGACTCAGTGGCTGCATTGCGTATTGCTATCAAAAAAGGATATAAAGTACCGGAAGAAATTTCTATTATAGGTTTTGCAGATGGCATTCTTGCATCAAGAAGGTTATCGCCAAGTCTAACTACTGTTAGCCAGCATGGAATTGAGATAGGAGAAGTTGCAGCTAAGTTGCTTATTGACAGATTAGAATCGAAAGAAGAGAATTTGCCGTATGAGACGGTTGTTATTAAAACAAAATTGAAAGAAAGAGAATCTACAAGGGCTCTTTAGTAATTAGTTAAATAACAGAAACATAACATTGTTTAAATTTTTTCAGGCATATAAAGATATTTCTTTGTATTATATAAAAGCTGTATGAAAAAAATCTACTTTATTGTTGTGCATTTGCTTTTCTTCAACACTACTTTTTCTCAAGTGAAATTGGATGTTTTTGATGTGTCAAGAAATGGAAATCTTAAACAAATGAAAGAGATTTTCGAAAATAACCCGAAAGCTATATTTTTGACAAATGAAAATGGGTTCTCACCATTGATTTTAGCCTGTTATCACAACAATTACGAAACGGCAAAATTTCTTCTTGAACACCACAGCAACGTAAATACTTCAAGTCCTATGGGGACCTCGCTAATGGCTGCAGTTGTTAAAGGGAACATTCAAATAACCCAGTTGTTATTAAAAAACAAAGCGGACGTTAACAGTGCGGATTCAAACGGAACTACTGCCTTGATTTTCGCCATTATGTTTAAAAGTATCGTATTGGTAAAATTACTTTTATTTTATAATGCTGATAAAACAAAAATTGACAATAAAGGGAAAACCGCTTTTGAGTATGCTGTATTTTTAGGAGATGAAAAAATAATAAATTTATTAAAGTAAAAAATGAAAAAGTTAGTAAATTTATTATTAATACTATTTTACTTTGTTGGTTTTTCTCAACAAAAATCTACTGGAATAGTGATCCTTACTACGGATATGACGGCTAATTTAACTTTAGACAATTTAACAAGTAAGGTTGCTTTAAAAATAACGGGACCTTCAGACAGGTGGTTTGGAATACATTTTGGAAAGTTTGGCTTTAATGAAGGGATGAAAGCAGCAGAAGATATAGTTTATGTTAATCAAAATACAATAATTGATTGCAATTTTGCTGGAGGTTATACTACCCCAAATGTTGACGTAACAAACAATTGGGTTGTTTTGTCGGACACAGTAAATGGAAGCGTAAGGACAATTATTTTACAAAGAAACTTTTTAGGTGATGGTGTAAACGATTTTAATTTCAATTTCTCTGATACCAATATAGATTTTGCTTGGGCAAGAGGAAGTGGTATTGCGCCAGCTTTTCAAATGGGTTATCACGGCGAAAGCAATTGGGGATATTCCCTCTCTAATTATTTTAGTACTCTTGGAGTAGAAGATTTTACTTTGAATGCATCTGTGATTTATCCAAATCCAGCGAATGATAAATTTATTATAAAAACTAAATCAACTTTACGAAAAATTAGTATTTATTCCCAAGTTGGGGTTTTGGTAAAAACTATAAATGTCGAAAATAATAAAGCTTCAGATCTTGAAGTGAGAGGTTTACAATCAGGAGTTTATTTAATAGAACTTCAAAACGAAAACGAAAAATCTTGGAAAAAAGTGATGATCATTCAATAGTTGTAATTATAAAAAAAAAGGCTAATTTATTAATTTAAATTAGCCTTTTTTTGTTTTAAATTACTGTCTTAATGCGCTTCTAGCCAATCTTTCCCGGCTCCTAAATCGACATCCAAAGGAACATCGAGTTTAAACGCATGTTCCATTTCGTATTTTATTAAAGGTTGGATTTTTTCGAGCTCTGAATTATGAACATCAAAAACAAGTTCATCATGTACCTGTAATAACATTTTGCTTTTCCAGTTTTCGGCTGTTAGTTTTTCATGAATATTAATCATCGCAATTTTAATAATATCAGCAGCACTTCCTTGTATTGGAGCATTCACGGCATTCCTTTCTGCAGCACCTCTAACGATGGCATTTGCGGAATTAATGTCTTTCAAGTAGCGGCGACGGCCAAGAATTGTTTGCACAAATCCATTTTCTCGTGCATATTCAATTTGTTCTTGTATGTAAGATTTTAATCTTGGATACGTTTTATAATAGGCTTCAATCAATGCGGCGCTTTCGGAACGGGAAAGCGAGGTTTGGTTACTCAATCCAAATGCCGAAACACCATAAATAATACCAAAATTTACCGTTTTGGCATGGCTTCGTTGTTCACGAGTAACGTCTTCTAATGGAACATTAAAGACTTTTGATGCGGTAGATTTGTGAATGTCTTCATGATTTTGAAAGGCAGCAATCATGTTTTCTTCACCACTCAATGCTGCAATAATGCGAAGTTCTATTTGAGAATAATCGGCAGAAACAATCGTGTAATTTTCGTCTCTGGCTACAAATGCTTTTCTGATTTGTCTTCCACGTTCGGTACGAATCGGAATATTTTGTAAGTTAGGATTATTAGAACTCAAACGCCCAGTTGCAGCTACGGTTTGCATATAATCGGTATGTATTCGGTTCGTGATTTTATCTACTTGGTTTGGTAAAGCATCAACGTAAG contains:
- the rpsI gene encoding 30S ribosomal protein S9 → MGVIHKIGRRKTAVARVYVSEGTGVITVNKKAFETYFPTATLQYKVLQPMSMTENVSNFDVKVNVYGGGSTGQAEAVRMALARVMCEVNAENRGILKPEGLLTRDPRMVERKKFGQKKARKRFQFSKR
- a CDS encoding LacI family DNA-binding transcriptional regulator, with the translated sequence MKAKATLKQIAKELNVSVSTVSKALNDSPEISELTKIKIKEYAKLKNYKPNVIGLNLKNRKTKTIGVIIPNILNSFFAKVFSGIEKIADEKGYNVIMCISNESLEKEAHTLEMLSNGTIDGFILSVSEEAQKLHEYNHFKEIINDGTPIVMFDRIAEGVDCDKVIVDDFDSALNSTQYLIDLGCKNIALFSSVDNLSVGILRSEGYLKALANNNIPVNENLIIRTDSEDDLKDKIENIFEKNIIDGIFALEENDSVAALRIAIKKGYKVPEEISIIGFADGILASRRLSPSLTTVSQHGIEIGEVAAKLLIDRLESKEENLPYETVVIKTKLKERESTRAL
- a CDS encoding ankyrin repeat domain-containing protein, with amino-acid sequence MKKIYFIVVHLLFFNTTFSQVKLDVFDVSRNGNLKQMKEIFENNPKAIFLTNENGFSPLILACYHNNYETAKFLLEHHSNVNTSSPMGTSLMAAVVKGNIQITQLLLKNKADVNSADSNGTTALIFAIMFKSIVLVKLLLFYNADKTKIDNKGKTAFEYAVFLGDEKIINLLK
- a CDS encoding T9SS type A sorting domain-containing protein codes for the protein MKKLVNLLLILFYFVGFSQQKSTGIVILTTDMTANLTLDNLTSKVALKITGPSDRWFGIHFGKFGFNEGMKAAEDIVYVNQNTIIDCNFAGGYTTPNVDVTNNWVVLSDTVNGSVRTIILQRNFLGDGVNDFNFNFSDTNIDFAWARGSGIAPAFQMGYHGESNWGYSLSNYFSTLGVEDFTLNASVIYPNPANDKFIIKTKSTLRKISIYSQVGVLVKTINVENNKASDLEVRGLQSGVYLIELQNENEKSWKKVMIIQ
- the rplM gene encoding 50S ribosomal protein L13, which translates into the protein MDALSYKTQSASKATVTKEWIVVDADGHNLGRLASKVAMILRGKYKPSYTPHVDCGDNVIVINSEKINLTGNKMDEKTYIRHTGYPGGQRTLTAKVLQSKNPALLVEKAIKGMLPKNKLGAELFRNLNVVVGSEHKQGAQKPKTVNLNDLK